From the Salvelinus alpinus chromosome 12, SLU_Salpinus.1, whole genome shotgun sequence genome, the window ATTGGCGATGATGGCCGTCAGGGTGGCCttaatataataataacaatactgtTTATTTGCATAGTGCTTATCTTGCTAATCAAAGACACTTTTACAACAAAATATTGAAGAAGTAAAAGAGAACATCAAAGGACTAAAATAAACATACAAACTGTGAGGTAAAAGATAGCAGAGCTAAAATAATACCAAGGCTAATTCCACTAAAACAAAGGGACACACCTTAGCAGGGTTGGCCCGGGGACCGTAGTCCTTGTTCTGGTGCCCCTGGCTAGGGCTGGCCCCTACAGCCTGGGCCACCTCGGGCACCATGAGCAGGATGCCTGCTGGGAGCTGCTGGTGGCTGAGGAAGGGCAGGCGGTAGTCCTCTTCCTTGGAACctgagaggtggggggggggaggggtcgCCAGAGACATAGTCATGTAAAACAGGAAGGAAGGAGAACACGGAATGAAACACCCATGTAATGTAAAAGTATCCCACGTTCCAAAATACTAAATCAGTCATCCCGCATAACACTCTGGGGGAAGTTTGTGGATTACCTATGCTCCCCAAAAGAGACAAAATGGTTTAAGTCGAGTAAGTAAAACGTCTCATACCAAATCCAAACAAAGTGTACTGCATAAAACAGTACATATCAAAATATGTGTAGTTTCAACCCTGCGCCTGAACCACTCACCCAGCGACTGGCTCTCCTCCACAGAGCCTGGCTCAAAGAAGGTCACTTTCCTCCCGTCTCCATTTTTCTTCAGTGGAACCTTGGGTCACATGATCAACAGAAAGAATACACGTCAGTTGACGGCTCAATGATCATTCAAGTCAATACAAACTATCTCTGCTATGTACTACTGGATAGATAAGCACATGAGTGGAGTCTAACTAAACCAGTGGTCTGGATGGGATGCCTCTGGTGGTTCTTGGGGACCTACTGTACCTTTTCGTCCGTTTTGAGCGCAGGTTTGTGGGGCTGCGGCTGAGGCACTTTGAAACCTAGAAGCTCCAGCATCTTCTCTGCTGCGTTCTTCTTCGCTACCTTCTTACTGGGGCCCAAGCCCTCCGCACACTGACCACACACCGTCACCTGGTGACCACAACTACAGGTCAGAATCAGAGAACCATAGACACTAGGGAGATCTGAGAGAACTGGCCTAGATAGGCATACACACTATGGCGCAAGCTCCACattgccctctgataggctaggtgTTATATTGCTCACACCTGTCCAATCCCGTCAGACCTACACAAGTGCCCTAGGCCAATAGTATGGGGTTGATTTGGTCAAGAGCAGGTAGTGGTAGGCTATGTGCCAGGGCCTCCTGTCTCACCTGCATAACAAACTCCCTGCGTCTGGGCAGCCCCCTCTCTGTCAGCATGTTGTACTCTGGTTCCTTCTCTTTCTTAGCCTGCTGGATCTGAGCCAGTCTGCTGATGGGGTTCATGCCCTGCCCATATTCTGGACTGGTCTGCAGCTGGAGGGGGACGGAGAGAACATGCACAAGATCAAACAATCCTATAAAACAATTTTCCgaccctgcaaaagctttccccatcaccccttctctcccttctgttGCCCTTCAAGAATTAACAATGGCCTTCTTAGAAGCCCTTGTTCTTTTTAATGATGTACTCTACTCTCCCTGACCTCATCCACCTGGTCCTCTCACCTTAATGATGGACTTGGTCTTCTTCTTGATGCGTGCTGGCTGCATCTTTTCCACGCAGGGGATCAGCTGGGGCAGTCTCCTCAGTTCCTCCAGCACAGCTGTAGCTGCCAGCTTCTTAGCAATCTTCTTACTCTTGCCCTCGCCCTCACCACAGAACTCCCCCACCGCCACACGCACCATGAAGCTCTTCATGTGGGGAGGACCTGCCTCCTTGAGAACCTGTGGGAAGAAGTAAGGGAAAGACAATTAGAAAAAGACTTGGAAAGGTATATCCTCAGGGGAGAGAACATAATTAGTTCCACTATATAACTGGACTGTTAGTTGAGCCAATACAGGACCAAAGCCTACCTCAAAGTTGACAGGCATGTTCCTCTTCAGTGCGATCTCAAACACCTGGCTGATTTCTGATTTGTTGAGGTTCTCTTCAGTGTCTTCTCCATTCATCTGAAATGAAATAGAATGTTttgacacaaactatctgacagcTGTGTATGTTGCAGCAGAGTGGCTATAAGATGCAGCGGAATTGCTCTGTGTGGCAGTATTGAATCAAATATGTGCCCTTCACGTTGTGAAGCAGACCGGTGTAGTGATCCATGTAGCAGGTGTTGCCCTTTGGGAACATTTCTGGTATTTTGCCCAAACTTTCATCCAACTTTTTCCAGGAATCCCAGTTGGAGTATTCCCAGAAACAGAAAGGAATAAGCAGGGACTGTTCCATCCCTAGTGTTTTCTCCCCAGTTCTGACCCCAGGCAGTTCTGACCCCAGGCAGTTCTGACCCCAGGCAGTTCTGACCCCAGGCAGTTCTGACCCCAGGCAGTTCTGACCCCAGGCAGTTCTGACCTCAGGCAGCTGCTGCAGCAGTATGGGCTCCTTCTGCAGAGTCTTCAGGGCCTTGGAGGCGGCGTCGTGTTTGGCGAGCTGCCGCGTACGCCCCTTCCCGTGGAACTGCTGGCCCCCGATGTTCAGCTCCATGTGATACAGCACCGGCCCCACCGGGGGAAATGGGTAGTAGTACCTGACCACACACCGAAAAGACAGGAGACGCTCAGGTATAGCTTTTACTGACCGACTTACCTAATCATGCTGTCCTCCAATAAACGCCTGGGGCATTAATTGAAGTTTTACAATGAATACCCCCCCAGAAAAACAAATGGACGTACTGTTGCATGGAGCGTTGGTAAGGCCCCGGGGCCCTGATGTTGTAGTTGAAGCTGGGTGGTCTCATCCCGGGGTAAGGGTCTATGGGCTTGTACATAGGCTTCATCCCTAGCTTCATACAGAGGGAATTCAGCTCCACTGTTTGCGTCATGCATTCTACTGTGGTAGTACACACACAGACGAAACAGAAAacaaacagaacacattaaaGAACAATAGGCACCAAAACTTGAATACACCTAGTGATCAAACTCAAACCCTATTTAATGTAGACTACTTAATGCCACTGACTATCAATGTTTCCCTATCATGATACTGAGCAACTCAAAGTGATGACCTGTGTTGTTGCGGGTATTGTTCCTCATGCTAGGTTTGGGCATTGTGGTCTGGGCCAAGGCTGTGGCAGCTGCAGAGTGTTGGGCCTTCTTTATGCTGGTCCCCTCTGCCTCCCAGTGCTGATCCCCTAGCGATAACCGCACTGAGAAGATCTGGGAGAGTAAAGAAACAGAAGAGAGAAGTAGATAGGGATAAATCTCTGTTATAAGTATTAAAGAGCAGGAAGGTAGACATAAAAAGCACACTGATGACTGATCTTTCCAGGCTTGTGTTCAGTTGGCCAGAAATGGTATGGCACTATCTGAACTTGTCCAACAAGAAACATTTGTTTTTATATTCAGTTGCAAAACCTTTTGCTACAGTGAGTGTATCCTTATAAACACGACCTAAGTTTGCTAGTGAGTACCAGTGGCTGGGTTGTTGAGTTACCTTGGAGTGAGCTGGTCCTTGCTCACAGAGCAGCTTATACTCAGGCTGGATCTTATTGAAACGGGCTAACTCATTCACCAGACACATGGGGGTCTTCTCTTTAGGGTTTGCCATGTTAGatactaaaaacaaacaaacaaaaacagatAAGCCCattgagagagacacacagacaactttgacacacacacacacacctgtggagGTGGGGCTGAAGGGAGTGGCTGAGCCCAAGGGCAGGGCTGAGCTCCGGAGAGGGTGACTGGCGCTCTCAGAGGGCAGGGGACTCGAGGCACAGGGGATGCTGTACCCTGGCTGAGGCTGAGACAGCTGCTGCATGGGGCTGGCAGCAGCGCTGGACATAGGGTTACCCGGACACTGGAACATACTGGCTGGTTGGGTTTAGGTGAGTCAGGCGGTTAGCTCAGGTTGAGTTGAGGTGGGTGCTTTTCAGTGCAGCAGCGATAGACGTTTAGTGTTTATTGGATTTTGAGAGGAGTGACTGCAAAGATCTCCCTGAAGAGGATAACAAAGACAATGGTATAGAGTTTGTTTTGGGGTAGCTTGTTAACTGCATTTTGAGATGCCACATTCGCATCACTACAACAAAGCCCACTGTCAGTGCCTTGCACAACTGGCTTTCAGGGGCCTTTGTTGTTCCAGGCCAGCAGTGACAAGACAGAGCAATTAATACGTTGCAACACCTGACAACACCCATGCATGAAATGGTTATAAGGGTGCTGTGATTTTGCGTCAGACATAAAACATGAATGGATTGCAATATATCCAATACAGAGAACATTCAAACGACAGATATTTCCCTGCAATATGGCTAACATAGTCAGTATACCTTAATACCAAACTTGGTGAGAGGACAACTTTAGAAGAGTGTGTCGTTTGAAGGTTCTTTGTAAGGCGTGTTCCGCTAGCTACAACGTCTAGCAAGCTGGCTAACTTCGTTTCATAACACATAACTTACCTACTAACGTTAGTATCCAACTTCTGGTTGTCTAGACAAATTAATGTGGTTGTGCCATTTGTTTGCACGCTTGTTAAGTACCGGTAGATAGCCATCGAACCAAGCCTAATATTAAGCTAGATATGCAAGTTATCTAATTATCGAGGCGACGTCAATACATTTCACACTCACGGCGTTTGTATTTGAATTTTAAATGTGCTTTGAAAACAACTACAGTATAGTTATATTTTGTAATGACACGTTTGCATCCGGCATAGCTACATCTGAAGCACTGAGCTTATAAATGAACGATCCGAAGCCGCAAGCTTAGCTATCTAACGTTAGGTAACTCCTGCAGCAAATCATGTCTGGCTAGCATTTAGCTAGCGTCTAAGAGTCGTCTAATAAACCTCACCTCGTTATCTTTCTGTTCAGTTCTTAGTTATTCCATTTGGATACGTTGCTTAAGTGTGGTATTGGTTTGTTTTTGCGCCAGTGGTGTAGGGTTTCCGTGTGATTTTGGATCAAAATGTTTCTAGTGAAGAGGTGGGGGAAAGGCAGACAAGGCAAACACTAAAGAGAATGGCCCAATCTTGGCTGTCTCTTCCGGGAAATGACATCGTTCAGCTAGGAGGATGTCTGCCTGTAAAGTGGACTATTTTGTAACTAATGAATGAACATTAGATATTTCATAGTATAGACATACATGTCTGTTAGCCACAGACAAGCAGATCCATAGCTCCAATAAAAGGCTCAGAAACCTTTTGTGAAGACTACATATGAGAGTGGCCACACCTAGGCCTGTATTTTATGCGGGATATCTCCCGTTATAAACCTTGTGATGCATGGGTGAATCAAAACAGACAACACAAATGAAACAACCATAAATGTCCTCAGCAAATGTATTTTGTCAGTGACTGACCATAAGCTGCTAAGAACATGAACTTACATTGAGAAATCTTCACAACCATGATACAAAATAAAGAAATGACAAACCTAAGCTTATTCTGCTCTAAAAAATATAAAATCCATGATTGATTCACTATAAAATATTGCTTCTCTATCACCTAATTCTTCTTCCTGTGTCCATTCTACGATGAGGACAGTGAGCATGTGACAGTGGCCGTGTACCAGGTCAACTACATTGCAGACATTTGCATTGaatcaaccaatggttgtgtaaggaattgtattagatattggtaacttgttttgacaacttctcaacattagctatggttgacacaatatacacactccctctttctattggacatatgctggactcattggacacatgcacgacacccacaactcccctcccccatgacaatcactcagacacacacaactcagggttggagctacagacaaagaactatgtcaggaaccaatggaacgtggacaccaggcctgttcaggactacccaagacccagatcgaccaatcggaaggccagactcgcAGAtctacctactttgcttgttgtctatataatactgtacggtTCTTGGAACTATCTTTTTCCCGGACGATTCAATAGGAATCAGACAGAAAGAGCCTTGCTGCAAGATTTTACTAAGATATCTTTACATGTgattaaacggccttattataaaattatccacctcgtcctattgtctcctcttgttctcctgtcaacagtaaacgttttactaacagtTGTGTGCCATAtcatgtggttagctaatatgtTAAACACCTATCCAAGTATTTTGGAAATCTGGCAGGTGTCTGCAATGTAGTCAGCCAGGAACACGTACAGTTGTTAGAGGTTTCTACAAGTTGTACGCCTGACGTATGTTCAGTGAGTCTCGAAGCATCAAGTCCCGCAGGCGCCACAGTGCGTCTGCCATCGTCGTGTGGGCTCCCTTGCTCTTCAACCAATGGGAAGGGAGCCTGCTCTCCTGCTCTTTGGACAGGTGGACATCTCTCCTACGTGCTGTGGAAATTACATAATGGAAATGTGACACTTTACCCATCACAAGTAATAACACAAACCCCAAAAATTCAACAATAAATACACCTAAGAGGACAGCTATTCAAGAGAAAGTTAGAAAACATGGTAGTACAGTGAGAAGGAAATTGTTGTAGTTCATtcagtatactgtaggacaggtgCATGGAAAGAAAATAGGCAAACGCAGTACAGAAGAACAGCAAATTTGTGAGTAGAAATATACCTTTGAGAGATTGGTCCCACTTGCTGACAGTGTTGTTCTCTGCGTTCAGGCCCTCAATGTACTTGAGGTAGGCCTCAGAGTGGAGCACCCTCTGGGTCTTGGGCGGTGGAGCCACGAACATGGGGGTCGTGGGCTGGAGGTGGGAGGGTTGCCCTAGCTGGCCAATGCCTGGGTATGGTGGAGGGGCCTGCatcccaggctgagggagatacAGGAAAACAATAACTTTCCCACTGCATTTGGATACAATATAACATATGGAACTAATGGAAATCCAATCAGGAATCATACACAACATGCAAATAGTTCCAGATGATAGAAAACAGTATCAGTGCAGTAGCTCATTGGTCATTGTAAGTTCGACTTTTACCTGTTGCATGTAGTGGTGGCCTCCGGGACTTCCTTGCATGCCATTCATACCAGGACCCATCATACCTATCACAACGAGTTCCCACAAAATCGTGACAAGACGGCAAGCACTGTTGTATGAGGGTAATAGTTGCTGCATGATACATTCATAGTGTAGGCTATATAACATGGTGGATGTGCATAGAACGCATGCTGTAAAATAAATGCGTGTGATCTTTACAGAAACTGACGAGATAGAGGGTTAGCTGTAGTCATAGCTCCACAGGCATTACATGGTTTGTTCATGTGTTAATTGAGGCGAGCATGGATTCCGATGTTTGAGAGAAATTAGATGTGTAGAGAAGTAAGTGTGTAGAGAAGTAAAGGACGGTGGAACCCCTGTAGTGCTTGACGGACAGACGGACTGAAAAGGTAGTCAGTCGCACACTATATAGCTACGATGCAGAGCATCTTCAATTCAAACTGTCTGTCTGCCAGGCAGTCAAGCAagcacctctacacactaccttcTTTACTTTCAATTTGTTTTGTTCTGCAGCTCACCAACTCTGGACTGCACTTTATCTCCCAGCAGACAGAGATGTTTGGCAGCCTGAGTGGTCAGTGGGCCACCACAGCACAGCCTGCCTGTAGACCAGGTAAGCCCCTCCAGCAGGAGAGACAGACACGACTGACTGGGAGCTACTGACTGACCAGGACAGGTGTGGCCTTGGCCTGGAGTGGACGGTGGCTGGTTGTGGGTCCTTACCCGGGTGGGGCATGCCAGGGTGGTACCCAGGCATACCTGGCTGGAAGTGTTGGGGGGGCATCGAGCCCATATGGTGAGGTGGCATTGGGCCCATACCCAGCAAGCCCTCATAGGGGCCCTGCATGGGCATACCGTAGGGGGGGCCATAAGCTCCCATCATGCCTTAAGAGGAGGAGGCAGGGAACGAACAACAACATATCCATGCATAAGTGACATGCAACTGACATGCACTACACatattaaataatatatatatatatatttttttaaattgttcaacCAGTTAGTAGGCAAAACAAGCATGGTGTTACTGTATACATGCTGATGGAATGaaataaaaaggttaaataaaacaaacacTCTTCTTGGTCATGCAGTTGATTTGGATCATGCATTTGATGCAAAACAAATAAACTGATGGAATACTATACATTTTAATTAGTAGCAACATAAACAAAAACAACCACAGCCTATAATGAGGATGCAGTTGAAAGGCACTGGAAAATTTTCAGATAGGAGAAAAaggtaaataaataaaggttgaatcgTTTTAGCAGTCCAGTTTCATTATTTCCTGGTTGTTGCTAAGTCCCAAGCGATCGTGCTGTCTCCCTGAATcacaaatcaacccctagcccctattcTATAGAAACATCTGTGTGCTTAGGGGCTAGTGGTGTATTTGGGTTTCGCTGCCTGTCTCTGCGAGTAAGGGGTTACCTGGACCAGGCGTCA encodes:
- the LOC139536043 gene encoding double-stranded RNA-binding protein Staufen homolog 1-like isoform X3 encodes the protein MANPKEKTPMCLVNELARFNKIQPEYKLLCEQGPAHSKIFSVRLSLGDQHWEAEGTSIKKAQHSAAATALAQTTMPKPSMRNNTRNNTVECMTQTVELNSLCMKLGMKPMYKPIDPYPGMRPPSFNYNIRAPGPYQRSMQQYYYPFPPVGPVLYHMELNIGGQQFHGKGRTRQLAKHDAASKALKTLQKEPILLQQLPEMNGEDTEENLNKSEISQVFEIALKRNMPVNFEVLKEAGPPHMKSFMVRVAVGEFCGEGEGKSKKIAKKLAATAVLEELRRLPQLIPCVEKMQPARIKKKTKSIIKLQTSPEYGQGMNPISRLAQIQQAKKEKEPEYNMLTERGLPRRREFVMQVTVCGQCAEGLGPSKKVAKKNAAEKMLELLGFKVPQPQPHKPALKTDEKVPLKKNGDGRKVTFFEPGSVEESQSLGSKEEDYRLPFLSHQQLPAGILLMVPEVAQAVGASPSQGHQNKDYGPRANPAKATLTAIIANELLYAGASLTADTILKSQNSVGHLVPHGPLTRPSELLSYLANVQGLQVEYKDFPKNNKNEFVSLINCSSQPPLISHGIGKDVESCHDMAALNILKILSELDQHQQQTNDRTGNAPLSGCGKQDMEGIIKQANSSTLGQQTLDGTV
- the LOC139536043 gene encoding double-stranded RNA-binding protein Staufen homolog 1-like isoform X1, whose translation is MFQCPGNPMSSAAASPMQQLSQPQPGYSIPCASSPLPSESASHPLRSSALPLGSATPFSPTSTVSNMANPKEKTPMCLVNELARFNKIQPEYKLLCEQGPAHSKIFSVRLSLGDQHWEAEGTSIKKAQHSAAATALAQTTMPKPSMRNNTRNNTVECMTQTVELNSLCMKLGMKPMYKPIDPYPGMRPPSFNYNIRAPGPYQRSMQQYYYPFPPVGPVLYHMELNIGGQQFHGKGRTRQLAKHDAASKALKTLQKEPILLQQLPEMNGEDTEENLNKSEISQVFEIALKRNMPVNFEVLKEAGPPHMKSFMVRVAVGEFCGEGEGKSKKIAKKLAATAVLEELRRLPQLIPCVEKMQPARIKKKTKSIIKLQTSPEYGQGMNPISRLAQIQQAKKEKEPEYNMLTERGLPRRREFVMQVTVCGQCAEGLGPSKKVAKKNAAEKMLELLGFKVPQPQPHKPALKTDEKVPLKKNGDGRKVTFFEPGSVEESQSLGSKEEDYRLPFLSHQQLPAGILLMVPEVAQAVGASPSQGHQNKDYGPRANPAKATLTAIIANELLYAGASLTADTILKSQNSVGHLVPHGPLTRPSELLSYLANVQGLQVEYKDFPKNNKNEFVSLINCSSQPPLISHGIGKDVESCHDMAALNILKILSELDQHQQQTNDRTGNAPLSGCGKQDMEGIIKQANSSTLGQQTLDGTV
- the LOC139536043 gene encoding double-stranded RNA-binding protein Staufen homolog 1-like isoform X2; protein product: MFQCPGNPMSSAAASPMQQLSQPQPGYSIPCASSPLPSESASHPLRSSALPLGSATPFSPTSTVSNMANPKEKTPMCLVNELARFNKIQPEYKLLCEQGPAHSKIFSVRLSLGDQHWEAEGTSIKKAQHSAAATALAQTTMPKPSMRNNTRNNTECMTQTVELNSLCMKLGMKPMYKPIDPYPGMRPPSFNYNIRAPGPYQRSMQQYYYPFPPVGPVLYHMELNIGGQQFHGKGRTRQLAKHDAASKALKTLQKEPILLQQLPEMNGEDTEENLNKSEISQVFEIALKRNMPVNFEVLKEAGPPHMKSFMVRVAVGEFCGEGEGKSKKIAKKLAATAVLEELRRLPQLIPCVEKMQPARIKKKTKSIIKLQTSPEYGQGMNPISRLAQIQQAKKEKEPEYNMLTERGLPRRREFVMQVTVCGQCAEGLGPSKKVAKKNAAEKMLELLGFKVPQPQPHKPALKTDEKVPLKKNGDGRKVTFFEPGSVEESQSLGSKEEDYRLPFLSHQQLPAGILLMVPEVAQAVGASPSQGHQNKDYGPRANPAKATLTAIIANELLYAGASLTADTILKSQNSVGHLVPHGPLTRPSELLSYLANVQGLQVEYKDFPKNNKNEFVSLINCSSQPPLISHGIGKDVESCHDMAALNILKILSELDQHQQQTNDRTGNAPLSGCGKQDMEGIIKQANSSTLGQQTLDGTV